Proteins encoded by one window of Collimonas fungivorans:
- a CDS encoding LysR family transcriptional regulator, translating to MDKLKQIEAFVSVVEKGSLASAALEQNITPVMLGRRIDALEKRLGTKLMHRTTRHLTLTEQGTVFLDHCRKLLTELDIAEKIISEGRHKATGHLVVSAPAAFGRKHVAPHAPAFIATNPEVQISFNLTDRVVDLVREGYDISIRIGGTIDPNFVAVKLASNRRVVCGTPEYFHRNGIPKTLEDIADHNCLSFNLQGGQQRGWYFQQGGKPVIIKTAGNLDCNDGELLHRWVSEGLGLGWRSTWEIESQLASGELLTVLDEFALPHYDIMAVYPQQRHLPAKVRFFIDRLKSIYAQPDYWSKG from the coding sequence ATGGACAAACTCAAGCAGATTGAAGCCTTCGTCAGCGTGGTCGAGAAAGGCAGCCTGGCGAGCGCGGCGCTGGAGCAGAACATCACGCCGGTGATGCTGGGCCGGCGCATCGACGCCCTGGAAAAACGGCTGGGCACCAAGCTGATGCACCGCACTACCCGCCACCTGACATTGACCGAACAAGGCACGGTGTTCCTCGACCATTGCCGCAAGCTGCTGACCGAACTGGACATTGCCGAAAAGATCATCTCTGAAGGCCGCCACAAGGCCACCGGCCACCTGGTGGTGTCGGCGCCGGCGGCGTTCGGCCGCAAGCATGTGGCGCCGCATGCGCCGGCTTTCATCGCCACCAATCCGGAAGTGCAGATCTCTTTCAACCTGACCGACCGCGTGGTCGACCTGGTGCGCGAAGGCTACGACATCAGCATCCGCATCGGCGGCACCATCGATCCGAATTTCGTTGCGGTCAAGCTGGCCAGCAACCGCCGCGTGGTGTGCGGCACGCCGGAATACTTCCACCGCAACGGCATTCCCAAGACATTGGAAGACATCGCCGACCACAACTGCCTGTCCTTCAATCTGCAAGGCGGCCAGCAGCGCGGCTGGTATTTCCAGCAGGGCGGCAAGCCGGTGATCATCAAGACCGCCGGCAACCTCGACTGCAACGATGGCGAACTGCTGCACCGCTGGGTCAGCGAAGGCCTGGGACTGGGCTGGCGCTCGACCTGGGAAATCGAATCGCAGCTGGCGTCGGGCGAACTGCTGACGGTGCTGGACGAGTTTGCACTGCCGCATTACGACATCATGGCGGTCTATCCGCAGCAGCGCCACCTGCCGGCCAAGGTGCGTTTCTTCATCGATCGCCTGAAATCGATTTATGCGCAGCCCGACTACTGGAGCAAGGGTTGA
- a CDS encoding glycine zipper 2TM domain-containing protein, translating to MTIRKTTQQAMLAAAIGGALLLSGCAAPYGGQGYGNQGYNNQNYGNQGYGNPQPQTYPGYQQGGGYQQNREDNYGVVDAIDVVNTPSQGIGGAVVGGVLGGVVGHQVGHGTGNTLATIAGVVGGAVAGNQLEARNSPGSTSYNVRVRMNNNGYQTISVGNPGDLRVGDRVRVENGQISRY from the coding sequence ATGACAATCCGCAAAACAACTCAACAAGCCATGCTGGCTGCAGCCATCGGCGGCGCGCTGCTGCTCAGCGGCTGTGCAGCGCCGTATGGTGGACAAGGTTATGGCAACCAGGGTTATAACAACCAAAACTACGGCAACCAGGGCTATGGCAATCCGCAACCGCAAACCTATCCAGGTTACCAACAAGGAGGCGGCTACCAGCAAAACCGCGAGGACAACTACGGCGTGGTCGACGCCATCGACGTCGTCAACACGCCTAGCCAAGGCATAGGCGGCGCAGTCGTCGGCGGCGTGCTGGGCGGCGTGGTGGGCCATCAGGTCGGCCACGGCACCGGCAATACCCTGGCAACTATCGCCGGCGTGGTCGGCGGTGCGGTAGCCGGCAACCAGCTTGAGGCGCGCAACAGTCCCGGCTCCACTTCTTACAATGTGCGCGTGCGCATGAACAACAACGGCTACCAGACCATCAGCGTCGGCAATCCGGGCGATTTGCGGGTGGGCGACCGGGTGCGTGTCGAAAACGGCCAGATTTCCCGCTACTGA
- a CDS encoding HlyD family secretion protein — protein MSLFRDQALAAQQTRWLGDIVLVRPLSYSILTAFAVLLAAMICAFLAWGSYTRHSTVSGQLIPAAGLIKVYAPQAGIVIEQHVKEGQQVKAGAVLYVLSSERQSSTLGATQAAISSQVEQRQASLRDEMQKTRQLQQEERAGLNNKIAALGNELAKLDNQIAGQQDRVKLAQEAMQRYQGLLQQDYISKEQFQQKQEELLDQKNRQQSLERDRITVGREFSAQQTELSGLSLKQQNLLAQIDRTLTSTGQELTESEAKRRIVVTAPGAGIATAVIADAGQSVDGNRPLVSIVPAGTALHAELYAPSRAIGFVRPGDQVLIRYHAYPYQKFGHQKGVVASVAKTALPNNELNNIGTSASSNSEPMYRIDVKLASQQVIAYGKPQALQAGMLLEADVRQEKLRLYEWVLEPLYSLTGKL, from the coding sequence ATGAGTTTATTCCGCGATCAAGCACTTGCCGCACAACAAACCAGGTGGCTAGGCGACATTGTCCTGGTACGTCCGCTTTCCTACTCCATCCTGACCGCTTTTGCCGTGCTGCTGGCGGCGATGATCTGCGCCTTCCTGGCTTGGGGCAGCTACACCAGGCACAGCACCGTCAGCGGCCAGCTGATCCCGGCCGCCGGCCTGATCAAGGTCTATGCGCCGCAGGCCGGCATCGTCATCGAGCAGCATGTCAAGGAAGGCCAGCAAGTGAAGGCCGGCGCAGTGCTGTACGTGCTGTCCAGCGAACGCCAGAGCAGCACCTTGGGCGCAACCCAGGCGGCGATCAGCAGCCAGGTTGAACAGCGCCAGGCCAGCTTGCGCGATGAAATGCAAAAGACGCGGCAGCTGCAGCAGGAAGAACGCGCCGGCCTGAACAACAAAATTGCCGCGCTCGGCAATGAGCTGGCCAAACTGGACAACCAGATCGCCGGCCAGCAGGACCGTGTCAAGCTGGCGCAGGAAGCCATGCAGCGCTACCAGGGCTTGCTGCAGCAAGACTACATCTCGAAAGAACAATTCCAGCAAAAACAGGAAGAGCTGCTCGACCAGAAGAACCGCCAGCAAAGCCTGGAGCGCGACCGCATCACTGTCGGCCGCGAATTTTCAGCGCAGCAAACCGAATTGAGCGGCCTGTCCTTGAAGCAGCAGAACCTGCTGGCGCAGATCGATCGCACCCTCACCAGCACCGGCCAGGAACTGACCGAAAGCGAGGCCAAGCGGCGTATCGTCGTCACCGCGCCTGGAGCCGGCATCGCCACCGCGGTGATTGCCGATGCCGGCCAGTCGGTCGACGGCAACCGGCCGCTGGTGAGCATCGTGCCGGCCGGGACAGCATTGCACGCCGAGCTGTATGCGCCTAGCCGCGCCATCGGTTTCGTGCGGCCAGGCGACCAGGTGCTGATCCGCTACCATGCCTATCCCTACCAGAAATTCGGCCACCAGAAAGGCGTGGTGGCATCGGTGGCAAAGACCGCCTTGCCCAACAATGAATTGAATAACATCGGCACCTCCGCCAGCAGCAACAGCGAACCGATGTACCGCATCGACGTCAAGCTGGCGTCGCAGCAGGTCATCGCCTACGGCAAGCCGCAGGCGCTGCAGGCCGGCATGCTGCTGGAAGCCGACGTCCGGCAAGAAAAACTCCGTCTCTATGAATGGGTGCTGGAACCCCTGTACAGCCTGACCGGCAAACTTTGA
- a CDS encoding peptidase domain-containing ABC transporter, whose amino-acid sequence MTMLNRLSFGLAPTLPLMLQTEATECGLACLGMLAGYYGYRTDLASLRRRFPVSLKGSTLRDLIAIAGQLELATRPLKLDLDDLAQLKLPCILHWNFNHFVVLQEVGPRSVTICDPAFGIRKLSMDEAAKAFTGVALELWPNPGFKPAEEKQIVRLRSLLGRVTGLYRSFSQILLLSAALEIFAVVSPFFMQWVIDNVLVSADRDLLTTLALGFGLLMLMQQAVTITRSWVLMYMSTTLNVQWRANVFTHLLRLPVAYFEKRHLGDVVSRFGAVGVIQHTLTTSFLEAILDGVMTIVTLALMFIYSPLLALVAIAAMALYGLGRWAWFAPLRHATEEEIIHAAKQQTHFLETIRGVKTIKLFQRQDERRATWLSLLVDQVNADLRTQKLSLLYKSLNGVLFGIENILIIWLGARLVMDGNFTVGALMAFSAYKGQFNERVSSLIDKFVEVKMLQLQGERLADIVLHPPETTHGRNVDEREAALMPSLEVRGLRFRYAEQEPYVLDDVSFRIAAGESVAIVGPSGGGKTTLINILLGILAPTRGEVLIGGHNVSQVGLDTLRQMIGTVLQDDVLFAGSLADNISFFDPQADRAWIADCARMAAIHQDIAAMPMGYNTLVGDMGSILSGGQKQRVLLARALYKRPQILFLDEATSHLDIEREQLVNTAIKSINITRVIVAHRPETISSADRAIVLVGGKVVDDLLQQAEAEPAPAQ is encoded by the coding sequence TTGACCATGCTCAACCGACTTTCTTTCGGCCTGGCGCCGACCCTGCCGCTGATGCTGCAAACCGAAGCGACGGAATGCGGCCTCGCCTGCCTCGGCATGCTGGCCGGTTATTACGGTTACCGCACCGACCTGGCGTCATTGCGCCGCCGCTTCCCGGTCTCGCTCAAGGGCTCCACCCTGCGCGACCTGATCGCCATCGCCGGTCAGCTGGAACTGGCGACGCGTCCGCTGAAACTCGATCTCGACGACCTGGCGCAGCTCAAGCTGCCGTGTATCCTGCACTGGAATTTCAATCACTTCGTGGTGCTGCAAGAGGTTGGTCCGCGTTCGGTGACGATCTGCGATCCAGCCTTCGGCATCCGCAAGCTGTCGATGGATGAAGCAGCCAAGGCCTTTACCGGCGTGGCGCTTGAATTGTGGCCCAATCCCGGCTTCAAGCCGGCGGAAGAAAAGCAGATAGTGCGCTTGCGCAGTTTGCTGGGCCGCGTAACCGGCTTGTATCGTTCCTTCTCACAAATATTATTACTCTCGGCAGCGCTGGAAATCTTTGCGGTAGTCAGTCCGTTTTTCATGCAATGGGTAATTGACAATGTGCTGGTCTCCGCCGACCGCGACTTGCTGACGACGCTGGCCCTGGGTTTCGGCTTGCTGATGCTGATGCAGCAGGCGGTCACCATTACCCGCAGCTGGGTCCTGATGTACATGAGCACTACGCTCAATGTGCAATGGCGGGCCAATGTATTCACGCACCTGCTGCGGCTGCCAGTGGCCTATTTCGAAAAGCGCCATCTGGGCGACGTGGTATCGCGCTTCGGCGCCGTCGGCGTCATCCAGCACACGCTGACCACCTCGTTCCTGGAGGCGATCCTGGACGGCGTGATGACCATCGTCACGCTGGCGCTGATGTTCATCTACAGCCCGCTGCTGGCGTTGGTCGCGATTGCAGCGATGGCTTTGTACGGCCTGGGGCGCTGGGCCTGGTTTGCGCCCCTGCGGCACGCCACCGAAGAAGAAATCATCCACGCCGCCAAACAGCAGACCCATTTCCTGGAAACCATCCGCGGCGTCAAGACCATCAAGCTGTTCCAGCGCCAGGACGAGCGCCGCGCCACCTGGCTGAGCCTGCTGGTGGACCAGGTCAATGCCGACCTCCGGACCCAGAAACTGAGCTTGCTCTACAAGTCGCTCAACGGCGTGCTGTTCGGCATCGAAAACATCCTGATCATCTGGCTCGGCGCCAGGCTGGTCATGGACGGCAATTTCACGGTAGGCGCCTTGATGGCGTTCAGCGCCTACAAGGGGCAGTTCAACGAACGCGTCAGCTCCCTGATCGACAAGTTCGTCGAAGTCAAGATGCTGCAATTGCAAGGTGAACGGCTGGCCGATATCGTGCTTCATCCACCTGAAACGACGCATGGCCGAAATGTGGATGAGCGCGAGGCGGCTCTGATGCCGTCCCTGGAAGTGCGCGGCTTGCGCTTCCGCTATGCCGAGCAGGAGCCGTACGTGCTGGACGATGTTTCTTTCCGCATCGCCGCCGGCGAATCGGTCGCCATCGTCGGGCCATCCGGCGGCGGCAAGACAACCTTGATCAATATCCTGCTGGGGATACTGGCGCCGACCCGGGGCGAAGTGCTGATCGGCGGCCACAATGTCAGCCAGGTCGGGCTGGACACCTTGCGCCAGATGATCGGCACTGTGCTGCAGGACGATGTGCTGTTTGCCGGTTCGCTGGCCGACAACATCAGCTTTTTCGATCCCCAGGCCGACCGTGCCTGGATCGCCGACTGCGCCCGCATGGCTGCGATCCACCAGGATATCGCAGCCATGCCGATGGGCTACAACACGCTGGTCGGCGACATGGGGTCCATCCTCTCGGGCGGCCAGAAGCAACGGGTGCTGCTGGCGCGTGCACTTTACAAGCGGCCGCAGATCCTGTTTCTCGACGAGGCCACCAGCCACCTGGATATCGAACGCGAGCAGCTGGTCAATACGGCCATCAAATCCATCAATATCACGCGCGTGATCGTGGCGCATCGCCCCGAAACGATCAGCAGCGCCGACCGCGCCATCGTGCTGGTCGGCGGCAAGGTAGTCGACGATCTGCTGCAGCAGGCCGAAGCGGAACCGGCGCCGGCACAATGA
- a CDS encoding TolC family protein, with product MISLKNALPLLALTAAISAPACAESIWSDPLRTANDLSGTPAAALTGSCGFDAQLPAPLTLLDAVERALCRNPQTRQAWANVKVQAAALGVSRAAYLPTLTAAGSWSKADNRYSYPDFPENNSSLKTHSSNANLSLNWVLYDSGLRAANLENARQLLNAASATQDDVLQTVFLNTVQSFYQAQAAQAMLNATVDAELAAQQSFRASEARYQAGAGTLADKLQAQTSYAQASLKRAQEAGDLQSGLGALAIVMGLRPNTPLALADLGLQAADAPLLQQAADDLIADAVRSHPKILAAQAQLKSAQAQVDAARAEGRPTLSLFATGDRNDTPINQVSSKQTITSRSIGLQVSIPLFDGFGRKYKVRGAQAQAESRQADLENIEQQVMLEVWKSDQALRTEAENLNTTDILLRSAKQSFDVAQGRYRAGVGNILELLKAQSDLASAQQQRILALTSWQTARLRLAASLGRLRLDGI from the coding sequence ATGATTTCGCTGAAAAATGCCTTGCCACTGCTGGCGCTGACTGCTGCCATCTCCGCACCGGCCTGTGCCGAATCGATCTGGTCCGATCCGCTGCGGACAGCAAACGATCTCTCGGGCACGCCGGCTGCCGCACTTACCGGCAGTTGCGGATTCGATGCGCAACTGCCGGCGCCGCTGACCTTGCTGGACGCGGTCGAACGCGCACTCTGCCGCAATCCGCAGACGCGCCAGGCCTGGGCCAATGTCAAGGTGCAAGCGGCTGCGCTGGGTGTGAGCCGCGCCGCCTATCTGCCAACCTTGACCGCCGCCGGCAGCTGGAGCAAAGCTGATAATCGTTATAGTTATCCGGATTTTCCAGAGAATAATTCATCGCTAAAAACCCACAGCAGCAATGCCAACCTGAGCTTGAATTGGGTGCTGTACGATTCCGGACTGCGCGCCGCCAACCTGGAAAATGCGCGGCAGTTATTGAACGCGGCCAGCGCGACGCAGGACGATGTCCTGCAGACCGTGTTCCTCAATACCGTGCAAAGCTTTTACCAGGCGCAGGCAGCGCAAGCGATGCTGAACGCAACCGTCGATGCAGAACTGGCCGCGCAACAGAGCTTCAGGGCCAGCGAAGCCAGATACCAGGCCGGCGCCGGTACATTGGCCGACAAGCTGCAGGCCCAGACCTCTTATGCGCAGGCAAGCCTAAAACGGGCGCAGGAGGCAGGCGACCTGCAAAGTGGGCTCGGCGCCCTGGCCATCGTCATGGGCTTGCGGCCGAACACGCCGCTGGCGCTCGCCGACCTGGGCTTGCAAGCTGCCGACGCACCTTTGCTGCAGCAAGCCGCCGACGACCTGATCGCCGATGCAGTGCGCAGCCATCCGAAAATACTGGCGGCGCAGGCGCAATTGAAATCCGCCCAGGCGCAGGTCGACGCCGCCCGCGCCGAAGGCAGGCCGACGCTGTCGCTGTTCGCCACCGGCGACCGCAACGATACGCCGATCAACCAGGTATCCTCCAAACAAACCATCACCAGCCGCAGCATCGGCCTGCAGGTCAGCATTCCGTTGTTCGACGGTTTCGGCCGCAAATACAAGGTGCGCGGTGCGCAGGCACAGGCCGAAAGCAGGCAGGCCGACCTGGAGAATATCGAGCAGCAGGTGATGCTGGAAGTATGGAAAAGCGACCAGGCCCTGCGCACAGAAGCCGAAAACCTGAACACCACTGACATTCTTTTACGCAGCGCGAAACAGTCTTTCGATGTAGCGCAGGGGCGCTACAGGGCTGGAGTGGGAAACATTCTTGAATTGCTGAAAGCGCAGAGCGACCTGGCCAGCGCACAACAGCAGCGCATTCTGGCACTGACCAGCTGGCAAACAGCAAGACTACGGTTGGCGGCCAGCTTGGGACGACTACGGCTGGATGGGATTTAG
- the gltX gene encoding glutamate--tRNA ligase has protein sequence MTASTPAPTSSSKPVRTRFAPSPTGYLHLGGARTALFSWAYARHFGGTFVLRIEDTDLERSTPEAVQAIIDGMQWLGLEHDEGPFYQMRRMDRYREVIGQMLQQGTAYHCYSSPEEVEAMRERMRAAGEKPRYDGTWRPEPGKTLPPVPADRKPVVRFKNPLDGDVSWDDVVKGNITISNREMDDLVIARPDGTPTYNFCVVVDDWDMEITHVIRGDDHVNNTPRQINILKALGADLPLYGHVPMILGADGEKLSKRHGAVSVMDYPAQGYLPEAMLNYLARLGWSHGNEEIFSVEQFCAWFDLDHLSKSPAQFNPEKLASINNHYIKLADNERLATLVKPLMEQDGADFSNGPALPKVIGLLKERAHTVNEIGVAAMLFYRKPVPDAALLTQHFTDAVKPALADFAARCATVEWNKESLAPMIKEVLAAHTLKMPQIAMPLRLMLTGQLQTPAIDAVLELLGREAVTARLQPYLV, from the coding sequence ATGACCGCCAGCACTCCAGCACCTACTTCTTCATCGAAACCGGTACGCACCCGTTTTGCCCCAAGCCCGACCGGTTACCTGCACCTGGGCGGCGCCCGCACCGCGCTGTTTTCCTGGGCCTATGCGCGCCACTTCGGCGGCACTTTCGTGCTGCGCATCGAAGATACCGACCTCGAGCGTTCGACGCCCGAGGCAGTGCAAGCGATCATCGACGGCATGCAATGGCTGGGCCTGGAACATGACGAAGGTCCGTTCTACCAGATGCGGCGCATGGACCGCTATCGCGAAGTGATCGGGCAGATGCTGCAACAGGGCACGGCTTATCATTGTTATTCGTCGCCGGAAGAAGTCGAAGCGATGCGCGAGCGCATGCGCGCCGCCGGCGAAAAGCCGCGCTACGACGGCACCTGGCGTCCAGAGCCGGGCAAGACCTTGCCGCCTGTTCCTGCCGACCGCAAGCCGGTGGTGCGTTTCAAGAATCCGCTCGACGGCGACGTCAGCTGGGACGATGTGGTCAAGGGCAATATCACCATCTCGAACCGCGAAATGGATGACCTGGTGATCGCCCGTCCGGACGGCACGCCAACCTACAATTTCTGCGTGGTAGTGGACGACTGGGACATGGAAATTACCCACGTGATCCGCGGCGACGACCATGTCAACAACACGCCGCGCCAGATCAATATCCTCAAGGCCCTGGGCGCGGACCTGCCGCTATACGGCCACGTGCCGATGATCCTTGGCGCCGACGGCGAAAAACTGTCGAAGCGCCACGGCGCGGTCAGCGTGATGGATTATCCGGCGCAAGGCTACCTGCCGGAAGCGATGCTGAACTACCTGGCGCGCCTCGGCTGGAGCCACGGCAACGAAGAGATTTTCAGCGTGGAACAATTCTGCGCATGGTTCGATCTCGATCATTTGTCGAAATCGCCGGCGCAATTCAATCCGGAAAAATTGGCATCGATCAACAATCACTACATCAAGCTGGCCGACAATGAGCGCCTGGCGACGCTGGTCAAGCCATTGATGGAGCAAGACGGCGCTGATTTCAGCAATGGGCCGGCATTGCCAAAAGTGATCGGCCTGCTGAAAGAGCGCGCCCATACTGTCAATGAAATCGGGGTTGCCGCCATGCTGTTCTATCGCAAGCCGGTGCCGGATGCTGCATTGTTGACGCAGCACTTTACCGATGCGGTCAAGCCGGCATTGGCCGATTTCGCCGCACGCTGCGCAACCGTCGAGTGGAACAAGGAAAGCCTGGCGCCGATGATCAAGGAAGTATTGGCTGCGCATACGCTGAAGATGCCGCAGATTGCGATGCCATTGCGTTTGATGCTGACCGGACAGTTGCAGACCCCGGCGATTGATGCCGTGCTCGAATTGTTGGGTCGCGAGGCCGTGACCGCACGTTTGCAGCCGTATCTGGTGTAA
- a CDS encoding DUF4399 domain-containing protein, which translates to MKSRIFSLLFSATLLSASLLPQLAHAASVSFIEPADGAVVSSPFTVKFGVSGMEVKPAGDMTANTGHHHLLINADSIPKGESIPIDDKHLHFGKGQAETSVTLPPGKYKLTMQFANGAHQSYGPELSKTINVTVK; encoded by the coding sequence ATGAAATCACGAATTTTTTCGCTGTTGTTTTCTGCAACCCTGCTGAGCGCCAGCCTGTTGCCGCAGCTGGCCCACGCTGCGTCGGTCTCTTTCATCGAGCCGGCCGACGGCGCGGTGGTGAGCAGCCCGTTCACCGTCAAGTTCGGCGTCAGCGGCATGGAAGTCAAGCCGGCCGGCGACATGACAGCCAATACCGGCCACCATCACTTGCTGATCAACGCAGACAGCATTCCGAAAGGAGAGTCGATCCCGATCGACGACAAGCATTTGCATTTTGGCAAGGGTCAGGCCGAAACCAGCGTCACGCTGCCGCCAGGGAAATACAAGCTGACCATGCAATTCGCCAACGGCGCCCACCAGTCTTACGGCCCGGAGCTGAGCAAAACCATCAACGTCACCGTCAAATAG
- a CDS encoding cupin domain-containing protein, which produces MQAAHGNLLTELPADGSTEVFELLHQRAGLKIERIVSNGQASPPGFWYDNPQEEWVLLLSGSAGLTLEGQAGEHVMQPGAWLHIPPHCRHRIEWTDAAQPTIWLAIHHA; this is translated from the coding sequence ATGCAAGCCGCCCATGGCAATCTATTGACCGAGCTGCCGGCCGACGGTTCCACCGAAGTATTCGAACTCCTGCACCAACGGGCCGGCCTGAAAATCGAACGCATCGTCTCCAACGGCCAGGCCAGCCCGCCCGGCTTCTGGTACGACAACCCACAGGAAGAATGGGTGCTGCTGCTCAGCGGCAGCGCCGGACTGACGCTGGAAGGCCAGGCCGGCGAGCATGTCATGCAGCCTGGCGCCTGGCTGCATATTCCGCCGCACTGCCGCCACCGCATAGAATGGACCGATGCAGCGCAACCTACAATCTGGTTGGCGATACATCATGCCTAG
- the apbC gene encoding iron-sulfur cluster carrier protein ApbC has translation MSVTIEAVKAALSSVIDPNTGKDLISSKSARNIRLDGADVLFDIELDYPAKSQFSLIGDAAAAAVGALDGVGKVSPQVYSKIQSHAVQRGVKLMSNIKNIIAVASGKGGVGKSTTAVNLALALAAEGAQVGILDADIYGPSQPMMMGISGRPETKDGKTMEPLENHGLQVSSIGFMVDPDEPMVWRGPIVTQALQQLLDQTNWRDLDYLIVDMPPGTGDIQLTLSQKVPVTGAVIVTTPQDIALLDARKGLKMFEKVGIPILGIVENMSTHICSNCGHAEAIFGEGGGAKMCGEYGVEFLGALPLTMSIRQQTDSGRPTVVAEPEGPVAHIYKEIARKVAIKVAEKAKDMSSKFPTIVIKND, from the coding sequence ATGAGCGTCACGATTGAAGCAGTCAAGGCAGCGTTATCCAGCGTGATCGACCCGAATACCGGCAAGGATCTGATCAGCAGCAAGTCGGCCAGGAATATCCGGCTGGACGGCGCCGATGTGCTGTTCGATATCGAGCTGGATTACCCGGCCAAGAGCCAGTTTTCCCTGATCGGCGATGCCGCCGCCGCCGCGGTCGGCGCCTTGGACGGGGTCGGCAAGGTCAGCCCGCAGGTCTATTCGAAAATCCAGTCGCATGCGGTGCAGCGCGGCGTCAAGCTGATGTCCAACATCAAGAACATCATCGCCGTGGCGTCCGGCAAGGGCGGCGTCGGCAAATCGACCACCGCGGTCAACCTGGCGCTGGCGCTGGCGGCAGAAGGGGCCCAGGTCGGCATCCTCGACGCCGATATCTACGGTCCTTCGCAGCCGATGATGATGGGCATCAGCGGCCGTCCTGAAACCAAGGACGGCAAGACCATGGAGCCGCTGGAAAATCACGGCTTGCAAGTCTCGAGCATCGGTTTCATGGTTGATCCGGACGAGCCCATGGTGTGGCGCGGCCCGATCGTCACCCAGGCTTTGCAGCAGCTGCTGGACCAGACCAACTGGCGCGACCTCGATTACCTGATCGTCGACATGCCGCCCGGCACCGGCGACATCCAGCTGACCTTGTCGCAAAAAGTCCCGGTGACCGGCGCCGTGATCGTCACTACGCCGCAGGACATCGCTTTGCTGGATGCGCGCAAGGGTTTGAAAATGTTCGAGAAGGTCGGCATTCCGATCCTCGGCATCGTGGAGAACATGAGTACCCATATCTGCTCCAACTGCGGCCACGCCGAAGCCATTTTCGGCGAAGGCGGCGGCGCCAAGATGTGCGGCGAATACGGCGTTGAATTCCTGGGCGCCTTGCCGCTGACCATGTCGATCCGCCAGCAGACCGATTCCGGCAGACCGACCGTGGTGGCCGAACCCGAAGGTCCGGTGGCGCATATCTATAAAGAGATTGCGCGCAAGGTGGCGATCAAGGTGGCGGAAAAAGCCAAGGACATGAGCAGCAAGTTCCCTACCATCGTGATCAAGAACGACTAA